TTCCGTGAACACACGAAAACCTCTGCGGTTTTCCATTCAGGGTTTTGTCAGTGTAAGTGTCGTTCTTTTCACTTCTTTAACTGACTCATTAAACGTTCACCTCTTGGTGGCTTTCCTTGTCATAATCACAGAATTAATGGCACCCGAACGTGTGAAATGTAACACTGCTCATTATGGAGACTAACTGACTAGGCAGGTGGCAAACCAGACAAAACCCTCCGGCCTGGGTGCGGACGCCTTCAAGCAAGTTTGAACGGTTTGAtgtattaaaatgcaaagaaagacATTCTGTAGTTTTTACTCCAACAAAAAGCCAACTTCAACCATTAGCTgccaaaaacacaatttttccttataaatacagataaaaaaatacaatttaattgaccCAGTTTTTTTTGGTACTTCAAAGACCGCCATCTTGAGCTAATTTAAACAATGACATGATCCGACCTCACCAAACTTCTTCCGCaagatgaaataacaaataatgtaaGATGGTAAAATTATTCTGTATAATAATGTTACTGTTTGTGAGTGACTTAGATCACACTAGTGAACAAGTTTGTTCACTTAAGATGCCATTTACCTTTTACGTGCTAAGAAGTTAGCCCAAGTTAGAGCTAACAAAGCTCAACAGTGACTTTTACCAAAGAGTTGGTCACAAAGTTAAGAGACACAGCAGGTAAGCTATGTTTATGTCTCCATAAAATATTCTTGGATTTTTGGGGAGTTTTTAGTttaatattagattttttttgggtttgtgtTTTTGACAGAGTTATAGCACACTAAGcataaatcaaacatttttaaaagtcctaTTTGTTGGCATGTGTCATCCATTATTTGTGGTCAAGTTGCTGATTTTGGGTTTGGAACTGTTAAAGTAAGACAGAAACTAGTTCTTGAGTTTTTGTCTCGTTGTACCATGAGGTCGGCTAATAAACACTGGAAGATGGGCTAGCCAACAATAATCTGTAATAAAGAATCTCCCgccactttaaaaacaactgtGTGGATCCATTGGGATAGTCtgctagaaaaacaaaaagcagtcacTCAGTGAGACAGTCAAACCATGACTGTTTCGTGAACATGGAGAGACTCCTGCAACTGGCTAAGAGTTAGCTGCTAACAAAGCTAAAATTAGCAAATGCTAAACTAAAGGGTAATTTGGCTATTTTTCAGATACCTGGAATGAATGCAATTTTGCACCCTTAattcaaaatctaaaacatttagagtggtctatatattttttaaacaaaatttgaGATGAaaccattattttattttattgctatttGAGCTATATAATCCCTTTTGAATTatacaaacaataaagaaaatggaCTGAACCAAATTACTCTACAGAAATGGCAGATTATTTGATGAATCAATCTGTAATCACTGCAATCATGACTGTGGCCTACTGAAAAGAACAAAGTTCACTTATCCCCCCAGGCCCCCCATTTTTTGTTAACATCTTGTTCTGTTCTTGTAAACTGGATGTATATTTACATCCCTACTTAGATATATAGAAACtgtcattattttttctttgacttGCTTTAAACTCTGCAAATTTTAGCACATAAATTAACAAGAGAATTATGCTATTAAGAAAATTTTTAATATTAGGTTAGAAATTGTATGATCCGAACCACACTCACtctgttgttttcatttaaagtaCTTCTAATcgtgctaaataaaaatcttggGGTTTCATGTTGCTATGGTGGAACTTGAATTTGAGGCTCAAGTGCCTGtggagcaaaaagaaaaaaaaaaaggaatgttaGAACATGATATTTAGCCTCCATAAAATGTATTGTGTCTGCTTATGAAACACTGTTACTCTCCTATTTTCCCCCTTAGAGATGTGATCCTGGTACCGTTTAAATATGAGGCcaaaatcaaggacaaaggttaaaaaaacgGGCCATATATATGACAAAAAAGAAGGGCTGTAAGCAGTcaataaagtaagaaaaaatgtatatataaatgttgCAACTCTCTAAACCATTGACCTTACGCTCATAAAGTCATGCATAAAAATAGTATGCAATGTCTGCATAAGGTCATTAGATGCGGGAGTGCTACCTAAAATGCTATTGTTTGTATGCTGTCGGCAGCTCAGTCATTTTCAACATATGGTATATAAAGACTGAGTGAGTTTAACAGCTCAACACCACCATCAGCTCTGTCAACTGTAACTCATGGTGGGATCAGCAGTTACGCTATATATTTCATAAGCCTCTTATAACAGCTGTTGATGTCTACCTTTCCtctctgatttaaataaaacgcaatacaaaaagaaaacgaATAATAATTATTCTTCCGGACAcccttttttggattgaataACCAAATAGGCACAATGAACTATGACACAGTTATATGAGAAGCAGTCTAAAAACAGTCTGATCAAACACAGAATGAGGTCCTTCTGCAACCCTGGAAATATGCaggccagtgtttttttgtgCCTCGTGTCTAAAGTTCAGCAGTTCATTTACAGTTAAGAGGATGACTAATATAAAAGCAAACAGTTAGAAagaagaaatgcaaaacatgTCTTGGATGGAGAAACTGCCGGGAGCTTCTGAtgaggatttttgtttttggctgagTCCAAAATGTGTCCTTCACCCCATGTGAGGGGACTTTGGCAGGTTGATAATTAACCTGTTATTAGCAACGTGTCTCATTCAGGGACATTATGCCATTAAAGGTCATGGAAAAGTTTCACAATTCATGATTTGTGCATGGAAGATCAAAATGTCCCGTTTACACACTTTTCAACACGTCCATTTCAAATAAACAGATCACAGTATATTTTACACAGGAGCAGACAAAataattttgtgattttttttctctctctttttaataGATTACCGGATTGTGTAACAAACGCAAACAGCGGTGTGCGTTCGTGCATTCACACACGAATGTGACCTATTTTAGCGAATTTACGCAACAGAAACATTGCCATGAAATGATTTTTTATAATTCATGAAAACACGAGCTGGTGCATGctttttgttgggattttgcaTACCCATTTTATGAccccaggaaaaaaagaaattaaagtctTTACACTTAAAGTGATTTTACAACAGCTCAGGAAAAGGCGACAAGGCGCAGATTTCTCCATCTCCAGCTCTTCGCCGGTGCAATCCCAAATCCTCAAACACAGGGAGCTTTTTTCTCATGATCTCATTTCCAAGTTAAGCAGACTGTGTTGGTCCCTCGTCAACACGACAGGTTTACTCGCTTTTACTAATGGGGGCTCTATGCTGATAGTTATGCTCTTGCGTAAATATGCAGTCAAATAGATGTACAACCACCGCCACGTGGCTGACAGCGCTCCGGAGCCTCACCTGGATGTTTGTTTCATACAAATACTGTACGGGCCGCGAGAATTACGGGGGCCCTTTAACGCCGCAGGGCCTCTAGAGCCCCATCCGACGGAAGATTAACTCATTAAGCAAACGGTCATTATTTAAAAGCGCCACACTAAGACCAACACAAATAGGAAAAAAACCGTCTGCAGAACTGCAGCTCACGGCCTAAAATTGCCCTGTTCCGATGCATGCGATCGTTTTCTGAATGGAAAATTAAACGCTGCGTAAAATGTCAGCGGTTGGTATCATATTATATGCTCAGAGTAAATAATGGCCTATTTCTATGAATCGATTTAATGTCCAAAACTGAAATAGAATTTGCACAAAGTAGATTGATttactgtttgattttattcGAAGCAGTCAAGCCAGTTGGAGCGTGAAATCCAACAGAGGGCGCTATTAAGCTATGGCTTGTGaattaaaaactaataaaaataattcaggggtaaaatactgtatatatatatatatatatatatatatatatatatatatatatatatatatatatatatatatatatatatatatatatatatatatatatatatatatatatatatgaattcaTGGTTTCTCCAATGAATTCACAACaacataatttaatattttgttacCATTCGTGGAGACTCTACGCAAGTTGGCATTTTTATCACATAGCGCCACATTTCTTTTTGGAAAGAAGAAACCTTTAAAGAAACATTTGCGTCCAGATTTGCCTTTCTTgttcttctctctctttctctctctcttttaattttatttattttttactttcccCCCCCAGCAAATGTCTCTTTATGGTTTCTGGTCATGTTTAAAGTAACCCACGGTTATCATGCAAGTTTTGGACATAAATTCCTTAAACGCAGCACAGTAAAAATGGATTATGATCTGAGGACTGCTGAAGTGGAAATAAACCCGTTGGAGGATGTGCGTATAAAAGCACCAAACATTCCTTTTTAAATCTCTCCTgccccttttatttttttaccccacAATAAGATTAGTTTATAATGAAGCTTTTCATATGAAACTGTTCTTTTCAGTGAGCGCAGGTGTACAATCGGGGGGGACGGAGATGGAAAGGGGTGggggaagagggggggggggaagcttgAGGAGTCTCACGCCTAGGTGCGAGCAGATTATTCAAATAGGGCCCAAGTCGTAGAAGTAGGGATTGGAGGCTTGCCTGGCGCACAGAGCTTATATCACAGCGCTAACAGACAGCGCTGAGCGTCATTTGGACTCTCGCCTCTGACGGGCGCATCACGTCTCTGGCTCCGCCGGACGCACATGCACCAAGTCATCGAAGGAGGGACGGACCGCGACCCAAACACACTAACTGGTCCCCTGTCACTTGCTATCAGAGAGACTTTTGGCTTTTTCCTCTGCTGGGAGACGCTTCGTAGAAGTCCTCCATGATGCTTGGAGCAGTTAAAATGGAAGGACACGAACATACCGACTGGAGCGCCTACTACGGAGAGCCCGAGGTGGGTaccttaaatatatatatttatatatatatttcccccGGTCTAAAGCCGATCCCATTTTATACAACTCAATATTAGCCCTGAGATAATATTAACTTTGTGATCAAATATTGACTTGAGGCGCCTCCAAATCCTCCCCCATCTCCGCGCAGCGCGCTATCCTAACAAACTTGCTTGACATGTAATGGGGGGAGGAACTCCAATAATAAAGGAGattattatttgtttcattttttgccACGTTTAACCTTAATAAACACccgtagtttttttttaggtttttgggTAAGGGGATTGGTTCACCAAGTGTACTTGTGTTGCAGAAGCGCCGCGATGGCTCTTAGAGGCATTTGTAAAGCCTTTGCgcattttaaagcatttcttaattggttttatttcttatatcatgcttgtaaataataaatatagttCTGATGTTTTCTCAACTTAGAACAACACGTTTTAAATATTGActcttgattattattatttttattttcatttgaaaaattatattaaatttaattaataagaaGCTTGTGTGTGTAGGAATTATTGTTGATGTTATTGAATGTGCCAAACTCACGGATGcctctcccccccccacactgACAGTGTTACACCTCGGTTGGCAACATGAACACCGGCCTGGGAATGAACTCCATGAATACCTACATGAGCATGTCCGGCATGAGCACCACGGCCAACATGACGGCCAACTCCATGAACATGTCCTACGTCAACACCGGCATGAGCCCTTCCATGACGGGCATGTCGCCGGGCACCGGAGCGATGAACGGTATGGGCGCGGGCATGACGGCCATGAGCGCAGCGCTGAGCCCGAGCATGAGCCCCATGACCGCGCAGCCCGCCTCCATGAACGCCCTCACGTCGTACACCAACATGAACGCAATGAGCCCCATTTACGGACAGTCCAACATCAACAGATCCAGAGACCCCAAGACTTACCGCCGGAGCTACACGCACGCCAAACCCCCCTACTCCTACATCTCCCTCATCACCATGGCCATCCAGCAGTCTCCCAGCAAGATGCTGACGCTGGCAGAGATCTACCAGTGGATAATGGACCTGTTCCCCTTTTACCGACAGAACCAGCAGCGCTGGCAGAACTCCATCCGCCACTCTCTGTCGTTTAATGACTGTTTCCTCAAAGTGCCCCGGTCGCCCGACAAACCCGGCAAGGGTTCCTTTTGGACTCTCCACCCGGACTCCGGGAACATGTTCGAGAACGGCTGCTACCTGAGGAGGCAGAAGCGCTTCAAGTGCGAGAAGAAGATGTCGCTGAAGGACGGCGGGCGAAAGTCGGGAGACGGCGGCTCCTCCAACAGCAGCTCGGAGAGCTGCAACGGCAACGAGTCGCCGCATTCCAACTCCTCCTCCGGCGACCACAAAAGGTCCCTGTCGGACATGAAGGGGAGCCAGGCCCTGAGCCCGGAGCAcgtcgccgcggccgccgcagcagccgccgccgccgccgccgcgtcGCCGGTGTCGCAGGGGCAGCACCTCATGTCGCAGCATCACTCCGTCCTGGCGCACGACGCTCACCTAAAGCCGGAGCACCACTACTCGTTCAACCACCCGTTCTCCATCAATAACCTCATGTCCTCGGAGCAGCAGCATCATCACAAAATGGACCTGAAAACGTACGAGCAGGTGATGCACTACTCCGGGTACGGGTCCCCGATGGCCGGGGCGCTTTCTATGGGCTCCATGGCGGGGAAAGCCGGCCTGGACTCCGCGTCTATACCCGACACGTCTTACTACCAGGGCGTCTATTCCAGGCCGATCATGAACTCCTCATAAAGCCCGTGGACTCTCTTCGCCATAGCTTTGtacatttgtaaaaaacaaaaacggaaaAAAATATAGACTGTGTATAATATGTATTTTTGACGTTTGCCACCGTTTTAGTTGTCAAGTTTGTTAGTAGGCTAATTGCTTATTTTGAAGGAGAAGATGTGgaggatgacaaaaaaaaaaaaaaaaaaggatgaaaatgTGACGAGATCTGTTCGACTGAACTGGACCccaaagataaaaacaagaaaacaagttGCTGTAAGATAGCTGACACCCGCTCATCGGGATTCCTAAATGAACTTAAATGCATCACAGGATTTGTTCAATCATTTGTGTAATTCCTATTTATGGCTTGTATATGTGTATTCTTGTAGTGACAAGAACAGAATCTATATTAAAGTGTTACtggttttgttttctgaatatggtgtattattattattattattattattattattattattattattattattattattattattattattagcttcAT
This Fundulus heteroclitus isolate FHET01 chromosome 19, MU-UCD_Fhet_4.1, whole genome shotgun sequence DNA region includes the following protein-coding sequences:
- the foxa2 gene encoding forkhead box protein A2, giving the protein MMLGAVKMEGHEHTDWSAYYGEPECYTSVGNMNTGLGMNSMNTYMSMSGMSTTANMTANSMNMSYVNTGMSPSMTGMSPGTGAMNGMGAGMTAMSAALSPSMSPMTAQPASMNALTSYTNMNAMSPIYGQSNINRSRDPKTYRRSYTHAKPPYSYISLITMAIQQSPSKMLTLAEIYQWIMDLFPFYRQNQQRWQNSIRHSLSFNDCFLKVPRSPDKPGKGSFWTLHPDSGNMFENGCYLRRQKRFKCEKKMSLKDGGRKSGDGGSSNSSSESCNGNESPHSNSSSGDHKRSLSDMKGSQALSPEHVAAAAAAAAAAAAASPVSQGQHLMSQHHSVLAHDAHLKPEHHYSFNHPFSINNLMSSEQQHHHKMDLKTYEQVMHYSGYGSPMAGALSMGSMAGKAGLDSASIPDTSYYQGVYSRPIMNSS